A segment of the Zonotrichia leucophrys gambelii isolate GWCS_2022_RI chromosome 25, RI_Zleu_2.0, whole genome shotgun sequence genome:
cttccatctctattccttcatcagactctacatttaaagctaagcacacatatctgtgagactttcttgtcaaactttcatcctttccaacacaaaatAGCGCTGGGGCCATTTCTGGGTGCTGAGGcttggctgggtttggggtgtttgtgtcCAAACCCAGATATTTTCACCTCTGAGCGCTTCCCCACcccactggagcagcctggaacacCCAACTCACCCCAGGGTGCAGGAGATGATGAttcccccctgcctctgtcaggGTTTGGGGGAGaactgagcagctccaggctgggggaagGTGATTCCTGAAGGGTTTTGTGCTCATTCTCTAATGGGCAACTGAAGTTACCCAGGTGACCAAAGAGCcacctcctggtgtccccactgtgGCCTGAGAACCCAGCAGTGCTCCAGGGCTTGGGGTGAAAGGGATGGGGCCATTTCTTGCCTGTCTGGATACTTTGAGCACCTGGAGAGTGCAGAGGAGGCTCCTTTTCTGCCCCAGCAGAGGTGAGGTGTGTCCTCTGAAAGAGCCCAAACCAAACCTGGGCATGGAGACGGTAAAAGCTGTAAATAAATCACCTCCAGAAAGCAAGGGTAAATCCAGCACTCCTTCAGTTCTTCTTGCCAAATGCTTGAGgctttcttgtcaaactttcattcAACATCTCACCCTGGCAAGGGCTGTGTGAGCCCTGCCAAGGGATTTAGGGGCGCACTCTGCCCCCCACCTGCCTCAAGcccagccatccctgtgccaccagcacctcTTCAGCTCCTgatccctgccagctctgcccagcccctgtgctcacccctggcagtgccagctccagtcTCAcactcttcctctccttcccagcatGGTCAGTGCTGATTTCTGCACCGCAGCTGTTCTGATCTCCACTGGAGCTGTTCTGGGCAGGGTGAGCCCtgtgcagatgctgctgctggccctgctggaaGTGACCCTGTGCACCCTCAATGAATTCATCCTGCTCAGTCTCATGGGGGTGAGTCACCCACTGGGACAGGGAGTGGTCTTGGGTTTGGGCTCCTCATGGCAAGTTCTGCCTCATCTGGAGAGGCAAATCCCTCACCCTGCTGTAGTATTTGCACTGGTTGTTGTTGGTTtcctgggtctggattgaaggcacttgagacagtagttTATGTTCAGattcaggtgtttattatttcttaatttcttatcagtaaaacagtctcattgctgtgagttcagcagcttttcagtagaaggcacaaaatggccaacagtcttttgttacaaggtcttttaagactaaactatccaattaagaactgacacctggattattttcccttttaacccaaaaaCTGATCccaatggggacttttctgcccaattacaaaacgccacccaaacccatgaagaagaaggaagaagaaacccaggatgacaccctgtgccctccatcttgcatactaaaaatcccaaaccctaaatttctcaccaagagATAaacctacactactctctattatctgtttcacacttttgtggattctggtCTATTCTGGAGTTTAGAAtactttctccatggatgagggtcaaagtcagtgctccctgggggtcagggcaccccagagcagacagaggaacattcctggtgccctgggtttcTATATCACCCCAATTCCTGCactttccttgttttccacaCTCCCCAGGTGAGCGACAGTGGAGGCTCCTTGACCGTGCACACCTTTGGTGCTTATTTTGGCCTGATGGTTTCACGGGTCCTGTACCAGCCCCATAAGGacaagaggaggagggaagagcagcaggataAGGGGCACCACAAGGATGTTTTTGCTGTGGTTGGTATGGAGCTCAAATCTGCAGCACCTAGAGCTGGTGGTGGAAGGGTTGTCACCAATCTGAGGGTGTGGCTTTGAGCAGGAGATTGCTGCAAACATCAAGGACAGATGTCCTGCACCTCCCTATGGACTTGTCTGGGCTGCACCACCCTCTTCTAGAAAAACCATTTCCTTGTGTTCTATCTGAACCTCCCTTGTGGCCTCGTGCATCTCTTGGCCCTCACAGGAACTTTCTGTCCCACAAGGGATCAACTCCAGTACCAAGACCTGTTCTATTCCCTGCAGGAACCATCTACCTGTGGATCTTCTGGCCCAGCTTCACCTCCACCACCACTGTCCACCACGATGGAGAGAACTGGGCAGTGCTCAACTCCTACTTCTCACTGGTGGCAAGCACCGTGTCCACCTTCATCCTCTCTCCTGTGCTCTATGAGGAGAGCACCCCAAGGATGGTAGGTCAGTCCTGTCCTGGGACAAACCCACACCCTGCCCTGTAGGAGAAGGCCTGAACAcacccagggaaaaaggggaggcCTGTTAGGCTCATTAAGGTTCATTAAGAACCAatttgtgaccgtgttcacagaggtccgaggaagagggaagagatgaggatctgactcaatgtttcagaaggcttaatttattattttatgatatatattattgtcgcagacatcttttatggaaaatcctttccttaagatttttcctcctgagaagctgaaaggtctcaggaacaaaatgtaaacaatggttatctgctgctgtggaatgcaacaggtgcatctgtgattggtctcatggggttgtttttaattaatggccaatcacagtcagctggtttggacagagagcccgagacacaaacctttgttattattccttctttttctgttcttagccagcctctgatgaaatcctttcttctattattttagtatagttttaatgtaatatatatcataaaataataaatcaagccttctgagacatggagtcagatcctcgtctcttccctcttcctcagacccctgtgaacacggtcacagattatattaaaactatactaaaagaatagaagaatgGATTTCATCAgaggctagctaagaatagaaaaagaaagaatgaataacaaaagcttgtggctcagacagagtctgagccagctgggctgtgattggccattaattagaaacaaccacatgagcccaatcacagatgcacctgttgcattccacagcagcagataaccattgtttacattttgttcctgaggcctctcagcttctcaggaggaaaaatcctaaggaaaggatttttcagaaaatatcatggctacaccAATTTGAGGAAGACAAACACCCCTCTCCCAGACCATGGAGTCCATTCCCCTGACCGTGTCTTGTTCCATCAGGTTCAGCTCCAGGATGCCACCCTGGCTGCCATGGCCGTGATGGGCATGGCTGGGGAGATGCTGCTCACCCCCTTTGGTGCCCTCATCGCAGGGTTTCTGGTTGGCCTCATCACCCCCCTTGGCTTCAGATTCTTCACGGTGAgtccccagggatggtgatcccagcccagggatcTGCTCCCAAACCCGCAAACGCCCGGGCAGCTGATCCCAGCCCACCAccagctcttccctgtgctctccccagCCTGTTCTGCACTCCAAGCTGAAAATCCAGGACACGTGTGGGGTGCACAACACCCACGGGCTGCCCGGGGTGCTGGGGGCCCTGCTGGGGACGCTGCTGACGCTGCTGGCCACCGCTGACACTTTTGGTTACAGGTGAGAGGAGCCAGGATCGGGGCTGCCAGTGCCTTATGCACCAAGCTGGGGTCACCACAACCCCTGAGATCAGGGCTGCACCACTCCCCTGGTACAGCAGCCCTTTAGGAGGCAAAACCGAGATATGAACCAAACAAAGCtcccaaaacaagcaaaagcagcTCCCCAACGCCTGTCCCCTGTCTGGCAtgcaggctggagctggtgtTCCCACTGGTGGCCCAGGGCAGCCGGACAGTCACTGACCAAGCATTCATGCAGCTCAGTGCCCtgcccctcaccctgctgcttgCCACGCTCGGGGGCTGGATCACGGGTGAGTTCTGcctccagcacagagggacggaggggcagggaatggatgggtttgggggaaagggcaggagcagcttcaaAGCAAAGCATCCACTCCGGCAGAGCCAGGGGTGCTCAGCACTGGGCAAACCCAGCCGAGATCGGGGCCAGGGCTCCCCTTGGGGCTGCGTTTCTCATGCAGGGCCGGGGCCATCCATGGGGCTTTACTCCCCGCTGGCCGGGGGTCTCCCCAGTCCGTGCTCCCCCCGgtctgtgctccctgctgtgtCCGGAGCTTTCCCCAGGTCCGCTCTTCTCCCGGGGTCCCCGCGGGGGTCTGGGCTCGCCCCGGTTCCGGATCCCGGTTCCCCCTGGCACCCCCCGGTGCCGGTTCCCCCTGGTCCCGGTTCCCCCCGGTCCCAGCACCCCCCAGTCCCGGTTTCCCCCGGTCCCGGTTCATCCCCGATCCCGGCTGCCCCCGGCTCCCCCCAGTCCTGGTTCCCCTCCGATCCCCGCTTCTCCCCGCTCCCCCCGGTCCCGGCACCCCCCGATCCCGGTTCCCCCCAGTTCCAGCTCCCGTCTCCTTCCCGGTACCCGTTCCCCCCGCTCCCCGTTCCCACCGCTCCCCCCGGTCCCAGCACACCCAGATTCCCGGCTCCTCCCGGTCCCGGTTCCCCACGGCTCCTCCCGGTCCCGGCACCCTCCTAGTCCCGGTTCCCCCCGGTTGTCCCGGCTCCCCCCGGTCCCGGCTCCCTCCGGCTCCTCCCTGTTCCCCCCGGTCCCGGCTGCCCCCGATCCCCGTTCCCCCCAGTCCCGGTCCCGTCTCCCCCGGTCTCggtccccgccgccgccgctaGATGGCAGGGGAAGCCCGAGCAGCGGCCGCCCCGCTCTCAGCCGCCCTCGCCCGGCTTTGGGTGTCCTCAGGAACCATCCTGAAAATCAAGGTGCCGAGGTGCTGCGCGGACACCCAGTACAAGGAGAGCCCCGGCTTGCAGGAGGTAAAGCTGGGAATTGGTGgtaaaaagggatttttgggtcTCAGGCAGCGGCAGGGGTTGGGTATTTCCCCACAGCTTCCTCCTCTTGCAGCAGCATTtagggcaggagagctgcagtaAATGCCCGTGGGCAGAGAATCCCTGACTCTCTTTAGGTGTTTTAGGTGCTCCCCTCTAAAAGCACCAGGTCCAACCATTCCACTGCTGTCGAggtcaccactaaaccatgtccccaaaaatctttaaatccatccagggatggagacttTGCCactcccctgggcagcctgtgccagtgctggatGATTCCAGTGGtggaatttcccccaaaattccatctaAACCTTCCTGGTGGAAGCTGAGCCCACACCCAGCCCCACTGTGCCCTGAGCCGGGCCCATTTCTGCCCCTCTCTTGTCCCTCAGCAGGGCCCATTTCTGCCCTTATCTTTTCCCTGAGCAGGGCCCATTTTTGTCCCTCTCTTGTCCCTGAGCAGGGCCCATTTCTGCCCCTCTCTTGTCCCTGAGCAGGGCCCATTTCTGCCCCTCTCTTGTCCCTGAGCAGGGCCCATTTCTGCCCCTCTCTTGTCCCTGAGCAGGGCCCATTTTTGTCCCTGAGCAGGGCCCATTTCTGCCCCTCTATTGTCCCTGAGCAGGGCCCATTTCTGCCCCTCTCTGGTGCAGGGCCCATTTCTGCCCCTCTCTTGTCCCTGAGCAGGGCCCATTTCTGCCCCTCTCTGGTGCAGGGCCCATTTCTGCCCCTCTCTTGTCCCTGAGCAGGCCCATTTCTGCCCCTCTCTGAGCAGGGCCCATTTCCGCCCCTCTCTTGTCTCTGGTGCAGGTGCCTGAGGAAGGATCTGAGCCCAGTGCCAGTggaaaggaggagctgggcatcAGCACCTTGGTGTAACAACCCCAGAACCTCTCTGTGGGGTGTGCCATGGCCAGTGCCAGTTGGTTCTGGCAGCCTGAACCTCCCAACAGGAGCCAGCCAAACGTttttgggagcagctgggtgtccccaggcctCTGCAGGGtgaagaggagctgcaggatccCTGTGTTTGCTCAGGGTGTCCAGGCTTGGCTCAGCCAcgtcccctccctgctccttgcctcagtttccccatcagCTGCTCTCTGGAGGGAGGCAATGGGGAGAGGAAGGATGGCTGTGGTGGGGAGTGGGCCCAGGAGGCtgaacagaaagcagcaaagacTTTGTACAGATATTTTTGTGCACATAGCAATTAAAATATATGGATTTTTTGGTAGCTTTGTTGGATTTGCCCCTGAATTCTCATGGCacgtgcccagccctgctggctgtttCCTTCAGGTGTCATCCAGTGAGGAAGGCAAAGCCCCCCAGTTTGCCCAGCACCCCACAGAGGGGCTCCCACTCCCCTGGGAGCAGACTGGAACACTCTGGAACCCTCAAGGGATCCCACAGAGAGCCCTGCAGTGACTGGAGCAGGGCCACAGCCCCAGAGGGCTCCTAGAGGGGCCATTCTGGATGTGCTGGGGGTCGCCAGTGTCGGGGACACCTTGGGGTCCCATCTCCCACGAGCctggggtggctgccaggcgCTTCCACACCTCCTGTGCCAGACTGGCACTCACCACATGGGATTCCTGTGggcacaggtgtgcccagctgccagtgtcaccatccctgaggaggggacacagccccacaggggacaggggtgcagggacagcacagcaaagtTTGGGGGAAATGCTTTGCCACAGGTGGGACTCTCTTGTGCTGGTATCTGCTGCTGTTGAAGCACACGGGTTTCCTTTAACTGAATGGACAAAAAGGAGgacaaaatttcaaaatttcaatttcaaaatttcaaaagaaggacaaaatttcattaattcaATGCATTAATAAAATTCTTAATGAAAAGCATTTGTTTGTGATCATAAAACATCACTGTAAAACACAGCAGGAAGTCATAACATCTTGCTTTGATATAAGGCAAAGTATCACTTTAAACTTTCCCCAGTTTCATTGTCCCTTACAGAAAATGGTGAAATCAGCACAATAAAGCCTTGGTGTCACTGAAATTCCATGACGAAAGGAAGCGAAGTGGGTCAGGCGTTCCTGCTGCCGCTGCAGGCCCTGAGGAAGGTCTGTGCAGGGACCTCAGCCCCACTCCTGGCTCGGACGGGGAGACGTGGGGGGGAGGGGACGCGGGGTCCCTGTCCCGTGCCCTGatgacacagagcaggagccaccAGGTGCAGCCCCGATCGTACCCATCGCCCTTTGCATGACTGACACGAGACCCATGAAAACCCCACATCCCAGTGCAGAACCCCGATCCTGACCCACATCCCTCAGCCCTGACCCTGACCCCACATCCCCCTGCAGAACCCTGACCCTGCAGACCCCAACCCTCGCAGACCCTACCTGCAGaaccctgccctgcagaccccacccacatcccacatccctgcagaACCCGTGACTCCTGAACTCGCCCGAATGCAGACCCCTGACCCTGACCCCACATCCCCCTGCAGAaccccagccccacattccCTGCAGAACCCTGACCCCACATCCCAGTGCTGAACCCCAATCCCACATCCCCCTGCAGAACCCAGACCCACATCCCCCTCACAGAACATCTCGACCCTGCAGAACctgccccacatcccagtgCAGAACCCCGATCCTGACCCACATCCCCCTGAAAAACACTGACCCACATCCCCCTGTACCCTGACCCCACATCCCCTGCAGACTCCTGACCCTGACCCCACATTCCCTGCAGAACCCTGACCCTGCAGAACCCCAATCCCACATCCCCCTGCAGAACCCCAACCCCACATCCCCCTGCAGACCCCACATCCCCTGcacaaccccagctctgcatcccTCTGCAGAACCCTGACCCCACATCCCCCTATGGAACCCTGACCCCACATCCCCCTGCAGACCCCAACCCCACATCCCAGTGCAGAACCCTGACCTTGCAgaacccccagccccacatccccctGCAGACCCCAACCCCACATCCCCTGTTTCCTTTCACCCTGACCCCAATCCCCCTCACCACCCCAACCTTGCAGAACCCTGACCCCACATCCCCTGCAGACCCCAACCCCACATCCCCTGTTTATTTCACCCTGCAGACCCCTGACCCACCTCAcccttttccccatccctctcctcccctttcccagccatcccccttctccttttttGATCTCCTCGCAGCGCATCTCAAAAGCAACCCCACTGCGCCGGCGAGCAAATCCGCTGCAGTGAGATCATTGCGAGACCCTCAGACGTCGGGGTCGGGTGTGAAATGgaccctccctccctcctcctcctcctcctcaaagGCTGTTATGTTTTGTAATCGGATTAAGGGCAGCCCTGCGCCCTCCCCACGCCGCTCCGGCCGCTCTCCCCGCGCTTGTTTAAGCGAGCGCGGAGCTCTCCGTGCGCGGGGAGCCTGAAAGGTTTAGTCAGCGAACAAATTGCTTCTCTGTAGGGGCCGTTTTCTTCCCGAGTTGAACATAATGATGGCAGTTTGAGGAACAGATGGTGCAGCTAAGCACGGATAATCCCGACGGGCTCGGCGAGAGCAGCGCCGGCTCTGCCCGCAGCGCCCGCGGCCGGCCCGGGACCGGAGGGACCCCGGTGATCGCACCCCGACCgagcacagggagctcagccCGTCCTCGCACCTCTGCTGCCCCCGTTTGGGTGCCAGACTCCGctcgtgcctcagtttcccccgtGGGGAACCTCTGCTCCGTCACTTTGCAAGGCAGGGCTCACCTCCGGATCGCAGGGACCTGGGGAGACGTAATGTGAGACAGAACAGCCTTCCCACAGCTGAGAacagctcctttccctctccttttcctatTTTACCCTTCTCTCCAGCGGTATTGGAGATGTGGAAAGAGCTGAAGAAATTCCAGCAGctcatttccctctccttttcctatTTTGCCCCTCTCATTCAGTCTTGTAAGGCAAAGATTGAAGACTAAACCCCTTCTTAGAGTTACCTTACCACCCTGCCTCGGGAAGAAAGGATTCAAACCCTCATCTCTCCAACAGTATTGGAGATGTGGAAAGAGCTGAAgaaatcccagcagctcctttccctctcGTTTTCCTATTTTGCCCCTCTTTCCAGCAGTACTGGAGATGTGGAAAGAGCTGAAGAAATTCCAGGGGTTGGGTGTGCAGTGTGCCCGTGTCAAGCTCCGGGATGCTGGGATCTGCTCACTAAATGagtctttatttaaaactttattaaaaCTTTATTAAAAACATCAGCGGGAAGAGCCTGAGGCCCCACAGACATGATGCAGGCAGGGCAAGGGACGGACACAGGAGCAaaccctgcccatgccaggctggcaccacAGACCCTTCCCCACACCACGGGGCACAGACACTTCACCATGGAGCAAGCCCTGCTGatgccaggctggcaccagaGAGCCTTCCCCATGCCAGGCTGGTACCACAGACCCTTCCCCGCACCACAGGGCACGGACACATCACCATGGAGCAAGCCCTGCCCACTCCAGGCTGGCACCACAGACCCTTCCCCATGCCACGGGGCACAAACACATCAGCACGGAACAAGTcctgcccatgccaggctggcaccagaGACCCTTCCTCATGCCATGGGGCACAGACACATCTGTGTGGGGCAAGCCCTGCCTatgccaggctggcaccagaGACCCTTCCCCACACCAGGCTGGCACCACAGACACTTCCTCATGCCAAGCTGGCATGAGAGACCCTTCCCCATGCCACGGGGACCGGACACATCACCATGGAGCAAGCCCTGCCCATGCCAAGCTGGGACCAGAGACCCTTCCCCACACCAGGCTGGCACCACAGACACTTCCTCATGCCAAGCTGGCATGAGAGACCCTTCCCCATGCCACGGGGACCGGACACATCACCATGGAGCAAGCCCTGCCCATGCCAAGCTGGGACCAGAGACCCTTCCCCACTCCAGGCTGGCACCACAGACCCTTCCCTATGCCATAGGGCACCGAGACATCTGCGTGGAGCAAGCCCTGCCCACACCAGGCTGGCACCACAGACCATGGGGCACAAACACATCAGCATGGAACAAGTCCTGCCCACACCAGGCTGGCACCACAGACCTTTTCCCACACCAGGCTGGCACCACAGACCCTTCCCCACACCACGGGGCACAAACACATCAGCACGGAACAAGTCCTGCCCACACCAGGCTGGCACCACGGACCCTTCCCCACACCTcggggctctcccagcccccaggACACACCCCAGGCACCCTGCACCTCATGCCTGTGTCCGGAGGGTTTGTTTATTCACATCCCCTGAGGGCCCCGGCTCTGACAGCTCCCCTGCCCTCTCCGtggcagcccagctgccagcagaccTGCACAATTCACCTCTCGCTAATGCAGGAGCTCCATCAGCTGCTCGGGGGGCGTTTCACAAGTCAAAGCAATAACAGCATCCCTGTGCTACAGCTGGGGAAACTAAGGCACACAAAGAGGTGCCCGGGAGTCCATTGGAATTAGGAGCAGGACAAAGCCCGAGCTCGTGGTGTGCATGTCCTTACACATCCACAGCCCCCACCCCCGAGCAGCTGATGCCGTGTGCTGGTTGATAGAAAGGCAGCTAATCATCTTTGCCACCTTCCTCGGAGTGTGAATCGTTATCCCAGCGACACCTGGAGAGCTCCTTGTCAGACACATCCCATAATGGGCGCCATAtgggagaggcagggctggggagaggggccACAGGGGCCTGGCCGCCCCCACTCTGAACAAAGAGCTTCCCAGTACGGACCCAGGAGCTTcccagtacggaccagtatcACCAGTGATGGTTTGGAAGGTCAGCAGCAAGGAGAGAGCCcaggcagaggtggcactggaggaAGAGGCACCACTGGTGGCACTGAACACCTCAAACCCCCCcccagacagccctgcccttgggaaaggacaggaaaaatgACAAGTGGAGGTTAAAGGCAGCAGAGATGTGgagccctggcaccccaaacccttcaaAGCACATCAGAACCTctgctcagtgccagcctggcagtgtaGGGAGCCCCGGCACCCCAAACCTACCAAAGCACCTCAGAGCCTCTGCTCAATGCCAGTCTGGCAGTGTAGGGAGCCGCACCCAACCGCCAAagcactcagagctctgctcaaTGCAGTCTGCAGTGGACGGTGGTATAGgagccctggcaccccaaacCTTCCAAAGCACATCCCAGCATGTCTGGGAGCCTCTCCTCATGCCAGTCTGGCAGTGGTACCATGGGTGTAAGGAGGCCTGGTACCCCAAACCCTCCAAAGCACCTCAGAGCCTctgctcagtgccagcctggaAGTGGCACTGTGGGTGTAGCCCTGGCAACCCAAACCCTCCAAAGCACATCCCAGCATGTCTGGAAACCTctgctcagtgccagcctggtaggggcaccccaaaccctctaAAGCACATCCCACCATGCCTGCGAGCCTTTGCTCATGCCAGCCTTGCACAGGTACCATGGGTATAGGgagccctggcaccccaaaccctccaaaGCACATCCCACTGTGCCTGGGAGCCTctgctcagtgccagcctggcagtggcACCGTGGGTATAGGgagccctggcaccccaaaccctccagaGCACATCCCACTTTGCCTTGGAACCTCTGctcatgccagcctggcactgtgggtgtaggagccctggcaccccaaaccctccaaaGCACATCAGAACCTCTGCTCATGCCAGTGGCACTGTGGGTATagggagccctggcacagcttggatGGTGACAGGGGAGACACAATGGGAATTAGGGCCAGGTCCCTGTGCTtgggctgccccagagccccccagttCCTCCCTGACCCCAAACTCTGGGGCAGAGCTCGGTGCCCACTGCAATTACAGAGCCACCTTTTCAGGCCCCCATTCATTGCCAGAGCCATAATGAGCCCCCAGGCCTCATGAGGGGGGGAAAGCAATTAAAATTGCTGCCCTGGTGGCTGCGTGGGTGGCTCTGGTGTGGGTTGATGCCAGTGCCCCTTTTGGGGTgagtgggcactgccaggctgggcagggctcacaTTGCTGCGTGTCCCTGGGGGTGAACAATTGCCTCGTTCTTCCCTGGGTtcaaagaataataaaataaaaataaagagggaATAAAGGCCCCAGCAAAGCCGGGAGTCAAGTTTATTTACAAACTGAGTATGAAGTGAAGGGCCTGGAACAAAGGTGTTATGTAAGGGACAGTCACTAAGGGGCTCTTTACCCACGCTAATTGCCACTTGCTCCATGATATCCATTTATCTCACAGCTGAAATGGCCTCCTCAGCCCTGTGGGTTCAAGCAGGGCTTGTTtgcagcactgcccagtgcAAttagtgcagcagcacaggggctgctaCAGTCCTGTCAGCACCCAGggcatccctctggctgtcctgagcagcccagaccctgccagggggcacagggaccctggcacagagcccagaatgcccctgtgggtttgattataACCTGTGaagcaagttaccaaccttagatgaagatctgcaagccacaagagtttagTCGAGTAATAGTGAAgttgtcacagggtgaaaaatagattttttggggtttttagaatgggggttcaggaggcaagatggacagaactgggcatgtccagcctttctccttcttcctcttgg
Coding sequences within it:
- the RHBG gene encoding ammonium transporter Rh type B, which produces MPEHAAASRLWFSGLCFLLQILLILLFAVLARYSPEGSPGPCPPQLNCSQRSQDPNFLQPRFQDVHVQLLLSFGLLVAFLSRYGPGSAAIIILITAFSIQWAVLMQGMLFFFLSSKISVGAQSMVSADFCTAAVLISTGAVLGRVSPVQMLLLALLEVTLCTLNEFILLSLMGVSDSGGSLTVHTFGAYFGLMVSRVLYQPHKDKRRREEQQDKGHHKDVFAVVGTIYLWIFWPSFTSTTTVHHDGENWAVLNSYFSLVASTVSTFILSPVLYEESTPRMVQLQDATLAAMAVMGMAGEMLLTPFGALIAGFLVGLITPLGFRFFTPVLHSKLKIQDTCGVHNTHGLPGVLGALLGTLLTLLATADTFGYRLELVFPLVAQGSRTVTDQAFMQLSALPLTLLLATLGGWITGTILKIKVPRCCADTQYKESPGLQEVPEEGSEPSASGKEELGISTLV